A single window of Candidatus Falkowbacteria bacterium DNA harbors:
- a CDS encoding PIG-L family deacetylase, whose translation MNTRLKFKAKERAVVIVAHPDDETIWMGGFILKHPELDWTIMALCRASDADRAPKFKRVCERLGATAIIEDMDDEGNLDYEQTVAEAERIVTKYFFNLPIDYLFTHGANGEYGHESHIATNEAVKHLLSGGQIKAKRAFCFSYVKKSQKLYAELRPAAAADLTLALSKREFEDKKSIMTSIYGFHPDGIDTNYCTNPEAFKELK comes from the coding sequence ATGAATACGAGATTGAAATTCAAAGCCAAAGAGCGAGCCGTGGTGATCGTGGCTCATCCGGACGACGAGACGATCTGGATGGGCGGTTTTATTTTGAAACACCCAGAACTCGACTGGACGATCATGGCGCTTTGCCGCGCTTCGGACGCCGACCGCGCGCCCAAGTTCAAGCGCGTCTGCGAGCGCCTCGGCGCGACCGCGATCATCGAAGACATGGACGACGAAGGCAACCTAGATTACGAGCAAACCGTGGCCGAGGCCGAACGTATCGTCACCAAGTATTTTTTCAACCTGCCGATCGACTACCTGTTTACCCACGGTGCCAACGGAGAGTACGGCCACGAGTCGCACATCGCCACGAATGAAGCGGTTAAGCATCTGCTTTCGGGCGGACAAATCAAAGCTAAGCGCGCCTTCTGTTTCAGCTATGTCAAAAAAAGCCAGAAACTATACGCAGAGCTTCGTCCGGCTGCTGCAGCCGACCTGACACTGGCACTCAGCAAGCGAGAATTCGAAGACAAGAAATCCATCATGACCAGCATCTACGGCTTTCACCCCGACGGCATCGATACCAATTACTGCACCAATCCGGAAGCGTTCAAGGAATTAAAATAA
- the nagB gene encoding glucosamine-6-phosphate deaminase, producing the protein MEIIVAKNYREMSIIAADLAIKQLKRKKTSVLGLATGNTPIGFYHEILKVYHRGDISFKSVKTFNLDEFAGLDDTDRGSLFYYMRKHLFDKAADLQPKNINMLDGRAKNLRAECHRFEQAIKSAGGIDWQLLGIGANGHIGWNEPGTSFKSRTHLLNLTIKSRRAQAENFKSIKDVPKQGLTMGIGTIMEAKQLVLLADGKEKASIVREALRGRVRQRVPATVLQRHPNLVVVLDEAAASSL; encoded by the coding sequence ATGGAAATCATCGTGGCGAAAAATTACCGCGAAATGTCGATTATTGCTGCCGATTTGGCGATCAAGCAACTGAAGCGCAAGAAGACGAGCGTGCTCGGCTTGGCTACCGGCAACACGCCGATCGGATTCTATCATGAAATATTGAAGGTATATCATCGCGGCGACATAAGCTTCAAGAGCGTGAAGACGTTCAATCTCGATGAATTCGCCGGATTGGACGACACCGACCGCGGCAGCTTGTTCTACTACATGCGCAAGCATCTGTTCGACAAGGCGGCCGACCTGCAGCCGAAGAACATTAACATGCTGGACGGACGCGCCAAGAATCTCAGGGCCGAGTGCCACCGCTTCGAGCAGGCGATCAAGAGCGCTGGGGGCATTGATTGGCAGCTTTTGGGCATCGGCGCCAACGGTCATATCGGCTGGAACGAACCGGGAACGAGTTTCAAGTCGCGCACCCATCTGCTTAATCTGACGATCAAGTCGCGCCGGGCACAGGCGGAAAACTTCAAGAGTATCAAGGATGTGCCGAAGCAGGGCCTGACTATGGGTATCGGAACGATCATGGAAGCAAAGCAGCTCGTGCTCTTGGCCGATGGCAAAGAAAAGGCGAGTATCGTGCGCGAGGCGTTGCGCGGACGCGTCAGGCAACGAGTGCCAGCCACCGTTTTGCAGCGCCACCCCAACCTGGTAGTCGTACTGGACGAAGCCGCTGCTTCATCTTTGTAG
- a CDS encoding tyrosine--tRNA ligase: MNVVTDQAKINEVMSRGVENIYPNREFLAKELTSGKRLRIYCGFDPTAPALHIGNAIQINKLGQLQALGHEIIFLIGDFTATIGDPTDKKATRKKLTREEVVANSKNFKKQASAYIKFTGDNPAKVLRNSKWLDKISFADLIELAAHFTVGQLIVRDMFQQRIKEEKPIHLHEFLYPLAQGYDSVAMDVDMEIGGNDQTFNMLCGRDLMKSLGMKEKFVLTTKLLVDDTGKKMGKSEGNIVALDESPENMYGKIMSWPDGAIMNGFELCTNIPLAEVEAMRAELKTGKNPRDAKMRLALEVTRINHGEKKAKQAEAHFVKMVQKKEVPDEVETVRMPIKNIKLIDLLVELKLAASKGEARRLIEQGGVKINEQAITDVNKDVNIEHAPMLVQRGKRQFVRVIGE, from the coding sequence ATGAACGTAGTCACTGATCAAGCGAAAATCAATGAAGTCATGTCTCGCGGCGTCGAGAACATTTATCCCAACCGTGAATTCTTGGCCAAAGAATTGACCTCGGGCAAGCGCCTGCGAATCTATTGCGGCTTCGACCCGACCGCCCCGGCCCTGCACATCGGCAATGCCATCCAGATTAATAAGCTGGGGCAGCTTCAGGCCTTGGGTCATGAGATTATTTTTTTGATTGGTGATTTTACGGCGACGATCGGCGATCCGACAGACAAGAAGGCGACCCGCAAGAAGCTGACTCGCGAAGAAGTGGTGGCCAATAGCAAGAACTTCAAGAAGCAGGCCAGCGCATATATTAAATTCACCGGCGACAATCCGGCCAAGGTGCTGCGCAACAGCAAATGGCTAGATAAGATCAGTTTCGCTGACCTGATCGAGCTGGCCGCCCATTTCACTGTCGGCCAGTTGATCGTGCGCGACATGTTCCAGCAGCGCATCAAGGAGGAAAAGCCGATCCATCTGCATGAATTCCTTTATCCCCTGGCCCAAGGATATGATAGCGTGGCCATGGACGTCGATATGGAGATCGGCGGCAACGACCAGACCTTCAATATGCTGTGCGGCCGCGACTTGATGAAATCGCTCGGCATGAAAGAGAAGTTCGTCTTGACCACCAAGCTGCTGGTCGATGACACCGGCAAAAAGATGGGCAAGAGCGAGGGCAATATCGTGGCCTTGGACGAGTCGCCGGAAAACATGTACGGCAAGATCATGTCCTGGCCTGACGGCGCCATCATGAACGGTTTCGAATTGTGCACTAATATCCCTCTAGCCGAAGTCGAGGCCATGCGGGCAGAACTCAAGACCGGCAAGAATCCGCGCGACGCCAAGATGCGCCTGGCTTTGGAAGTGACGCGCATCAATCATGGAGAGAAGAAGGCTAAACAAGCGGAGGCCCATTTCGTGAAGATGGTCCAGAAAAAGGAAGTTCCCGACGAAGTCGAGACGGTGCGGATGCCGATCAAGAACATCAAGCTGATTGATCTGCTGGTTGAATTGAAGCTGGCCGCAAGCAAAGGCGAGGCTAGGCGCTTGATTGAGCAGGGCGGCGTCAAGATCAATGAGCAAGCTATAACTGATGTGAATAAGGATGTGAATATCGAGCATGCGCCGATGCTGGTCCAGCGCGGCAAGCGCCAGTTCGTCAGGGTAATCGGCGAGTAG
- the murI gene encoding glutamate racemase, whose product MRIGIFDSGFGGLTVMGELLKVLQSHDFVYLGDSARAPYGNRPHEEIEKFTAQAVEFLAAQRCGVIIIACNTASSEALRAIQQKIVPERFPGLKVLGVLIPSAEAVRDKGHKKVGVIGTVGTATSGAYEREIVKVAPETEVIASACPGLAGLIEAGKVDGAEIDAELRRCLEPVISGGAESLILGCTHYPLVAAEIRNILPANIEIINPPKLIAESFLKYLGRHPEIRDSLTRLGMVQYFTTGSAKEFGERGVKFLGSKIGVVKQIKL is encoded by the coding sequence ATGCGCATCGGCATATTCGATTCCGGCTTCGGCGGGTTGACGGTTATGGGTGAATTGTTGAAAGTCCTGCAAAGCCACGACTTCGTTTACCTGGGCGATAGCGCCCGAGCGCCTTATGGCAATCGTCCCCATGAAGAGATAGAAAAGTTCACCGCTCAAGCGGTCGAGTTCTTGGCAGCGCAACGCTGCGGCGTGATTATCATCGCCTGCAATACGGCTTCAAGCGAAGCTTTGCGGGCGATCCAGCAAAAGATCGTTCCGGAGCGTTTTCCCGGGTTGAAAGTATTGGGAGTTTTGATACCGTCAGCCGAAGCGGTTCGCGATAAGGGGCATAAGAAGGTCGGGGTCATCGGAACTGTCGGCACGGCGACTTCAGGCGCTTATGAGCGGGAAATCGTCAAGGTTGCCCCGGAGACGGAAGTGATCGCCTCTGCTTGCCCCGGGTTAGCCGGGTTGATAGAAGCGGGAAAAGTTGATGGCGCAGAAATCGATGCTGAATTGAGACGCTGTCTGGAGCCGGTCATATCCGGAGGAGCAGAGAGCCTGATTCTCGGGTGTACCCATTATCCATTGGTGGCGGCTGAAATCAGGAATATTCTGCCTGCAAACATCGAAATCATCAATCCGCCGAAATTGATCGCCGAAAGCTTCTTGAAATATCTGGGGCGGCATCCGGAGATACGAGATAGCCTGACCCGTCTTGGCATGGTCCAATATTTCACTACCGGATCGGCCAAGGAGTTCGGCGAGCGGGGAGTCAAGTTTTTGGGCAGCAAGATCGGCGTCGTCAAGCAAATCAAGTTATAA
- a CDS encoding DUF2238 domain-containing protein, with translation MEKNSKYHIFLLSATMAVMFWSGIRPHDYFTWILEVFPGIIGIAILLGLYRKLRLSNLLYSLIALHIMVLAIGGHYTYAEMPLFNWLRDTLGLARNYYDRLGHLMQGLVPALIAREIFLRRQVVKPGAWLGFFMVASALTVSVFYEFIEWWVAVGTGTAAEAFLGTQGDVWDTQWDMFMALLGSLAAIAIFTKLHDKSLNKLEKL, from the coding sequence ATGGAAAAGAACTCTAAATATCATATTTTCTTATTATCCGCCACCATGGCGGTCATGTTTTGGTCGGGTATCAGGCCGCATGATTATTTTACTTGGATTTTGGAAGTCTTTCCGGGGATTATCGGCATTGCAATCCTGTTGGGGCTTTACCGCAAATTGAGGCTTAGTAACCTGCTTTACTCTTTGATAGCCTTGCATATTATGGTTTTGGCAATCGGCGGCCATTATACTTATGCCGAAATGCCGCTGTTCAACTGGCTGCGCGATACGCTCGGCTTGGCAAGAAACTACTACGACCGCTTGGGCCACCTGATGCAGGGCCTAGTGCCGGCCTTGATCGCCCGCGAGATTTTCTTGCGTCGCCAGGTGGTCAAGCCTGGGGCTTGGCTGGGTTTTTTCATGGTCGCATCGGCTCTGACGGTCAGCGTTTTTTACGAGTTCATAGAGTGGTGGGTGGCCGTCGGTACCGGCACTGCAGCTGAAGCTTTTCTTGGAACGCAGGGCGACGTTTGGGACACACAATGGGACATGTTCATGGCCCTTTTAGGTTCGCTGGCAGCGATAGCCATCTTTACTAAGCTGCATGATAAATCTTTGAATAAATTAGAGAAGTTATGA
- the argS gene encoding arginine--tRNA ligase, with the protein MSLLIKIKNGLASEINAGLKKQGTVSAADFVFPPNTEMGDLSLPCFGLSKNLKQSPNEVASSLVSKIKVGGFIQGVRTAGPYLNITLNKEEVTKEIFKEISKEKGAFGTNKSGKKQGVMIEYSNANTHKEYHIGHLRNIAYGDAVNRLIAANGFEAIPVSYINDFGIHVAKTLWWLVNPENHENLKNTDVEQLASKGGYLAKAYAGSTTAMADNPDAKDDVSRVMQQIESRKGDMYELWLETRQWSIDQFAKIYEELGVGFKDTFYENEFIAAGMKKVSELYEKHFLTRSEGAIIADLDKFGLNVLMFLRSDGTALYPVADLPLAMAKFEKYKLKKSIYVVDIRQGLYFKQLFKVLELMGYKQEMIHLGYDFVKLPEGMMASRTGNVVTYDDLKQKMVENARKSTEEKHSDWTAEQIETVAKKIALGAMKFEMIKVGRDKTITFELEKAMRFDGYTAAYLQYTYARVQSILRKAATAKAKKALSLGHRKEQELVTKLMKYTEIVILAGEQYEPSEIAKYLFELAQQLNDYYHEVPVLKEEDESIRESRLSLLRSVNQVLANGLGLLGIETIEEM; encoded by the coding sequence ATGAGCCTTTTGATCAAGATAAAAAACGGGTTAGCCAGCGAGATCAACGCCGGCCTTAAAAAACAGGGCACTGTCAGCGCGGCTGACTTCGTCTTTCCGCCGAATACCGAGATGGGCGACTTGAGTCTGCCGTGTTTCGGACTATCCAAGAATCTGAAGCAGTCGCCGAACGAAGTGGCTAGTTCCCTGGTAAGCAAAATCAAAGTTGGCGGCTTCATCCAGGGAGTGCGCACCGCTGGGCCATACCTGAACATAACTTTGAACAAGGAAGAGGTCACCAAAGAGATCTTCAAAGAAATTTCCAAAGAGAAGGGCGCTTTCGGTACCAATAAATCCGGAAAGAAGCAAGGAGTGATGATCGAATATTCGAACGCCAATACGCACAAGGAATATCACATCGGGCATCTGCGGAACATCGCTTATGGTGATGCCGTCAATCGCCTGATCGCAGCCAATGGCTTTGAGGCGATACCGGTTTCCTATATCAACGACTTCGGCATCCACGTGGCCAAGACCTTGTGGTGGTTGGTCAATCCGGAAAATCATGAAAATCTAAAGAATACCGATGTCGAGCAACTGGCGAGCAAGGGCGGCTATCTGGCCAAGGCCTATGCTGGTTCGACGACGGCCATGGCTGACAATCCTGACGCCAAGGACGATGTAAGCCGGGTGATGCAGCAGATCGAGAGCCGCAAAGGCGACATGTATGAATTGTGGCTCGAGACGCGTCAATGGAGCATCGATCAGTTCGCCAAGATATATGAGGAGCTAGGTGTCGGATTCAAGGATACTTTTTACGAAAACGAATTCATCGCTGCTGGCATGAAAAAAGTGTCGGAGCTTTATGAAAAGCATTTCCTGACCAGAAGCGAGGGCGCAATCATCGCCGACTTGGACAAGTTCGGCTTGAACGTGCTGATGTTCCTGCGTTCGGATGGCACCGCGCTTTATCCGGTTGCGGATTTGCCCTTGGCCATGGCTAAATTTGAAAAATACAAGCTCAAGAAATCGATATATGTCGTCGATATCCGCCAAGGTCTTTATTTCAAGCAGCTGTTCAAAGTGCTCGAACTGATGGGCTACAAGCAGGAGATGATCCATCTGGGATACGACTTCGTCAAGCTGCCTGAAGGAATGATGGCTTCGCGTACCGGCAACGTCGTCACCTATGACGACCTGAAGCAGAAGATGGTCGAGAATGCCCGTAAATCGACCGAAGAGAAGCACTCTGATTGGACTGCCGAGCAGATCGAGACGGTGGCCAAGAAGATCGCTCTTGGGGCGATGAAATTCGAGATGATCAAAGTCGGCCGTGACAAGACGATTACCTTCGAGCTGGAAAAGGCGATGCGTTTTGACGGCTATACGGCGGCATACTTACAATATACATACGCCAGGGTCCAGAGCATTCTGCGCAAAGCGGCCACTGCGAAGGCGAAGAAAGCTTTGTCATTGGGACATCGCAAGGAACAGGAACTGGTGACCAAGCTCATGAAATATACCGAAATAGTTATCTTAGCCGGCGAGCAGTATGAGCCGTCAGAAATCGCCAAATATCTTTTTGAGTTGGCCCAGCAGTTGAATGATTATTATCACGAAGTGCCGGTACTGAAAGAAGAGGACGAGTCGATCAGGGAGTCGCGTTTGTCTCTGCTACGCTCAGTCAATCAGGTTTTAGCTAATGGACTTGGTCTTCTTGGTATCGAAACCATAGAAGAAATGTAG
- a CDS encoding fibronectin type III domain-containing protein gives MKKMTAILTVLFALTAALFANQAQAVCVAGAAPSKINDVKVVVQTEKSIIISFTVPAAANTIVSYDIRYRTDVPLNSLNWSSATKVTEDSTQRRIPGETDVAVLRNLWSSTNHYVGVRVTDECGKMSPLSNIPQISTLAFSPDKAILVLSWGYSEADEATIDGFRVYYGNISRLSPDFTEYPSKTEVNKNERVVPMVFEKGPQFYMSLTAHKNGVNSPYSNEIQLLD, from the coding sequence ATGAAAAAGATGACCGCAATACTGACCGTATTATTCGCCCTGACAGCCGCCCTGTTTGCCAACCAAGCCCAAGCCGTTTGCGTCGCCGGGGCAGCGCCCAGCAAAATCAATGACGTAAAAGTCGTGGTCCAGACCGAGAAGTCGATTATTATCTCTTTTACCGTACCGGCAGCAGCCAACACCATTGTCAGCTACGACATCCGCTACCGCACCGACGTGCCGCTGAACAGCCTTAACTGGAGCTCGGCCACGAAAGTAACCGAGGATTCAACACAACGACGAATTCCTGGCGAGACGGATGTTGCAGTTCTGCGCAACCTCTGGTCATCAACGAACCACTACGTTGGTGTCCGAGTTACTGACGAATGCGGCAAAATGAGCCCCCTATCGAATATCCCCCAGATATCAACCCTCGCCTTCTCACCCGACAAGGCCATATTGGTTCTATCCTGGGGCTATTCCGAGGCCGACGAAGCGACTATCGATGGCTTCAGAGTCTACTACGGCAATATCTCCCGACTCAGTCCGGACTTCACCGAATACCCCTCGAAAACCGAGGTCAACAAGAATGAGCGGGTCGTGCCGATGGTCTTCGAAAAGGGCCCTCAATTCTACATGAGCCTGACCGCTCACAAGAACGGCGTCAATAGCCCTTACAGTAATGAAATCCAGCTACTGGACTAA
- a CDS encoding fibronectin type III domain-containing protein, translated as MKKMTAIFTVALVLATALSAPLVEAACVANSTPTRINNLRVVTYSDSAIGLAFTVPADASTLTGYDIRYRTDVPLNSLNWSSATQVSGEPIPLPTGESQVHIITNLKPATTHYIGVRATNECGKSNALSNVPQIKTLSTPPDKQIVIFAMIYPKDKEANIDGFKIRYGNVSRHAPGFSGYPSVTEMAKSDRVVTLVFEIGQTYYVSFSSYKNDIDGPYSNEMTIPQ; from the coding sequence ATGAAAAAGATGACCGCCATATTCACCGTAGCACTTGTTTTAGCCACCGCTTTATCCGCACCGCTGGTTGAAGCCGCCTGCGTCGCCAACTCAACACCGACCAGGATTAATAACCTAAGGGTCGTAACCTACAGCGATTCAGCCATCGGCCTGGCCTTCACTGTCCCGGCCGATGCCAGCACTCTGACCGGCTACGACATCCGTTACCGCACCGATGTGCCGCTGAACAGCCTCAATTGGTCATCGGCCACGCAAGTGTCCGGAGAACCGATTCCCTTGCCGACAGGAGAAAGCCAAGTGCACATCATCACGAATCTTAAACCAGCGACCACCCATTATATCGGGGTTCGTGCCACCAACGAATGCGGCAAAAGCAACGCGTTGTCTAACGTCCCTCAGATAAAAACCTTATCCACTCCGCCGGACAAGCAGATCGTCATCTTTGCCATGATTTACCCCAAAGACAAAGAAGCCAACATCGACGGTTTCAAGATTCGCTACGGCAACGTATCACGCCACGCCCCTGGCTTTTCAGGGTATCCTTCCGTCACTGAGATGGCAAAAAGCGACCGCGTCGTTACTTTGGTCTTTGAAATCGGCCAGACTTACTACGTCAGCTTCTCCTCTTACAAGAACGATATCGACGGCCCCTACAGCAATGAAATGACCATACCCCAATAA